One region of Nitrososphaerales archaeon genomic DNA includes:
- a CDS encoding ACT domain-containing protein, whose translation MGIRIGNDLKLYVGDVAVGDVALARSLNVDRRVIRKTVNQIMNDDYLRDIFTRITPVGASFVNIAERLGWSVLVIAADPHRPGVIAGVTSILAKYGVVIRQALADDPDLVAEPRLTLIVEGKVPPEAIDQIKSLDVVKSLTLLKGR comes from the coding sequence TTGGGCATTAGGATTGGTAATGATCTAAAGCTGTATGTAGGTGATGTCGCTGTAGGTGATGTTGCATTAGCCCGCTCACTCAATGTGGACAGAAGAGTGATTCGAAAGACCGTGAATCAGATCATGAATGATGATTATTTGAGAGATATATTCACACGAATAACACCTGTGGGTGCAAGTTTTGTTAATATTGCAGAGAGGCTGGGTTGGAGTGTTTTGGTCATAGCTGCCGACCCCCACAGACCGGGTGTCATCGCCGGTGTCACATCAATTTTGGCAAAGTATGGAGTCGTGATCAGGCAGGCTCTGGCCGACGATCCAGACCTCGTAGCCGAGCCACGATTAACCCTCATAGTCGAGGGTAAAGTACCACCTGAAGCCATCGATCAGATCAAATCTTTAGATGTTGTGAAGAGCTTGACTCTTCTTAAAGGAAGATGA